In Flammeovirgaceae bacterium 311, one DNA window encodes the following:
- a CDS encoding hypothetical protein (COG0457 FOG: TPR repeat), with protein MKTYITFCFSLLLLSFSAYAQGDAIAYLQDGSKHYASKNYKEAFQNFNRAIEADPTFAQAYYMRGNAKKAFDDLHGAMKDLNKAIELNSNLADAYFTRGTLKFELQDYYGAIYDFTKAIDLDPSHQQAYYSRGMAKQQIEAYEDAINDCTKLIELNPRNIDAYFLRGLLRIEHGRTEAGCLDLSKAGELGDIKAYEVIREKCNQKCFVREAY; from the coding sequence ATGAAAACCTATATCACTTTCTGCTTTTCTCTCCTGCTGCTTTCCTTTAGTGCTTATGCTCAGGGCGACGCTATTGCATACCTGCAAGATGGGAGTAAACATTATGCTTCTAAAAATTATAAGGAGGCCTTTCAGAATTTTAACAGAGCTATTGAGGCAGACCCTACCTTTGCCCAGGCTTACTATATGCGTGGTAATGCCAAAAAAGCCTTCGATGACCTGCATGGTGCCATGAAGGATTTGAATAAGGCAATAGAGCTGAACAGCAACCTTGCTGATGCTTACTTTACAAGAGGTACTCTTAAGTTTGAGCTGCAGGATTACTACGGCGCCATCTATGATTTTACGAAAGCAATAGACCTGGATCCAAGTCATCAGCAGGCTTATTACAGCCGTGGCATGGCCAAGCAACAGATCGAAGCTTACGAAGATGCCATCAACGACTGTACAAAATTAATAGAGCTTAATCCCAGAAATATAGATGCCTATTTTCTACGTGGCCTGCTTCGCATAGAACATGGCCGCACCGAAGCTGGCTGCCTTGATTTAAGCAAAGCTGGTGAGCTGGGAGATATTAAAGCTTACGAGGTGATTCGTGAAAAGTGTAATCAAAAGTGTTTTGTTCGGGAGGCTTACTAA
- a CDS encoding DNA protecting protein DprA (COG0758 Predicted Rossmann fold nucleotide-binding protein involved in DNA uptake): MEKEKLYQVALTRVAGVGPLLAKHLISYCGSAVAVFSSNRNKLGRVPGIGEKTLANLAASQPLKEAESILQRAEQEGLQILTYTENAYPYRLKQIADAPIVLYYRGTPVLNHPRTIAIVGTRKATGYGKSVTEQLVESLQPYQPLIVSGLAYGIDIIAHRACLKTGVPTVAVMASGSDIIYPPAHRSTATEILDQGGLLTEYPFGTQPDAFNFPARNRIIAGLADAVVVVEAAAKGGALITAELALDYDREVFAVPGSLMSEYSAGCHALISRQQAHIFRTTADLVNELWWNSPQEEKKALAVTIPDLSEKEQAVVTLLEQQATGYQIDELSWRCQIPLSQLAGVLLELELKGLVRALPGKKFALSL, from the coding sequence ATGGAGAAAGAAAAGCTGTATCAGGTAGCTTTAACACGTGTGGCGGGCGTTGGCCCCCTTCTTGCCAAGCACCTGATTAGCTACTGCGGCTCTGCTGTTGCAGTTTTTTCCTCAAACAGAAATAAGCTCGGAAGGGTACCGGGCATCGGCGAAAAAACACTCGCTAACCTGGCTGCATCTCAGCCCCTGAAAGAAGCTGAAAGTATACTGCAAAGGGCTGAACAGGAAGGGTTACAGATCCTGACTTATACAGAGAATGCCTACCCCTACCGCCTGAAGCAAATAGCCGATGCGCCCATTGTATTGTACTACCGGGGCACCCCTGTACTAAACCACCCACGCACCATTGCCATTGTAGGCACACGCAAAGCCACGGGCTATGGCAAATCCGTTACCGAGCAGTTAGTAGAAAGCCTGCAGCCCTACCAGCCCCTGATTGTAAGCGGCCTCGCCTATGGCATCGATATTATTGCACACAGAGCCTGCCTGAAAACCGGCGTTCCCACCGTTGCTGTTATGGCAAGCGGCTCAGACATCATTTACCCGCCCGCCCACCGTTCCACTGCAACAGAAATACTTGATCAGGGAGGCCTGCTAACTGAATATCCCTTCGGCACCCAGCCAGATGCCTTTAATTTCCCCGCCCGTAATCGTATTATTGCCGGCCTTGCCGATGCTGTAGTGGTGGTGGAAGCAGCTGCTAAAGGTGGTGCACTGATAACAGCCGAGCTTGCCCTGGACTATGACCGGGAAGTTTTTGCAGTGCCGGGCAGCCTGATGAGCGAATATTCTGCCGGCTGCCATGCCCTTATCAGCAGACAACAGGCGCACATATTCCGCACCACAGCCGACCTGGTAAACGAGCTTTGGTGGAATAGCCCGCAGGAAGAAAAGAAAGCACTGGCAGTGACTATTCCGGATCTGAGTGAAAAAGAACAGGCTGTAGTAACTTTACTTGAGCAACAGGCCACCGGCTACCAGATTGATGAGCTTAGCTGGCGCTGCCAGATACCACTTTCGCAACTGGCCGGGGTGCTGCTGGAGCTTGAACTGAAAGGCCTGGTGCGGGCGCTGCCAGGTAAGAAATTCGCACTTAGCCTCTAG
- a CDS encoding transcriptional regulator (COG0789 Predicted transcriptional regulators): MAYKEKKIEKKYFSIGEVATQLGVTTSLIRFWENEFDIIKPKKNRKGNRQFTKEDIENVKLIYHLVKEKGFTLQGAKDMLKNNHSRMQDRLKLIDSLKDLRVFLDELKNSMP; the protein is encoded by the coding sequence GTGGCATACAAAGAAAAGAAAATTGAGAAAAAGTATTTTTCCATTGGAGAAGTGGCCACCCAATTAGGGGTAACAACCTCACTGATACGGTTTTGGGAAAATGAGTTTGATATTATCAAGCCCAAGAAAAACCGCAAGGGGAATAGGCAGTTCACCAAAGAAGATATTGAAAATGTAAAGCTCATCTACCACCTGGTAAAAGAAAAAGGCTTTACACTACAGGGCGCCAAAGACATGCTTAAGAACAACCACAGCCGCATGCAGGACCGCCTGAAGCTGATAGATTCCCTGAAGGACCTAAGGGTGTTCCTGGATGAGTTAAAGAACAGCATGCCTTAA
- a CDS encoding Glutamyl/glutaminyl-tRNA synthetase, class Ic, catalytic domain protein (COG0008 Glutamyl- and glutaminyl-tRNA synthetases) produces the protein MGAGSNNQEVPVLKSRIAPTPSGYLHRGNAFSFVLTWLLVRSAGGELLLRIDDADSARVRPEYIQDVFRCLDWLGLDWDEGPESPADFTKSHSQQHRFDHYNTLLEVLKDNGYLYACDCSRSQVRMHSKNGIYQGSCRELELSFNTKGAAWRIKVPEGNICFQEAGQEERCLPLSQEMGDFVVRRREGLAAYQIASLADDIDHRISLIVRGKDLLYSSAAQVFIASCLANQTKHIELQQKAILFQKASFLHHPLLLNEKGEKLAKSAGSTSIKSLREAGGNPLPIYALVAEFLSLPADAAASLDSLLKAVRQTKVLETLFMTGS, from the coding sequence ATGGGTGCAGGATCTAATAATCAGGAAGTTCCAGTGTTGAAGAGCAGAATTGCCCCAACCCCCAGTGGCTATTTGCACCGGGGTAACGCATTTTCTTTTGTGCTCACCTGGCTGCTGGTTCGCAGTGCAGGGGGTGAGCTGCTGCTGCGCATCGATGATGCCGACAGTGCACGGGTAAGGCCGGAATATATACAGGATGTATTCAGGTGTCTGGACTGGCTGGGCCTTGATTGGGATGAGGGACCGGAAAGTCCTGCTGATTTCACAAAAAGCCATTCGCAGCAGCATAGGTTTGATCATTACAATACACTTCTGGAAGTACTAAAAGATAACGGGTACCTCTATGCCTGTGATTGCAGCCGAAGCCAGGTGCGCATGCACAGCAAAAATGGTATATACCAGGGCAGTTGCAGAGAACTTGAGCTTTCATTTAACACAAAAGGAGCCGCATGGCGTATAAAGGTTCCGGAAGGGAATATCTGTTTTCAGGAGGCCGGACAGGAGGAGAGATGCCTGCCGTTATCCCAGGAGATGGGAGATTTTGTGGTGAGACGCCGGGAAGGCCTTGCTGCATACCAGATTGCTTCCCTGGCAGATGACATTGACCACCGGATCAGTCTGATTGTTCGTGGAAAAGACCTGCTTTATTCATCTGCAGCTCAGGTGTTTATTGCCAGCTGCCTGGCAAATCAGACGAAGCACATAGAACTGCAGCAGAAAGCTATTTTATTTCAAAAAGCTTCATTTTTGCACCACCCCCTTTTACTGAATGAGAAGGGGGAGAAGCTGGCAAAATCAGCTGGCAGTACTTCTATTAAAAGCTTGCGGGAGGCAGGTGGCAATCCCTTACCAATCTATGCACTGGTGGCTGAATTTTTGTCGCTGCCTGCCGATGCCGCTGCTTCGCTTGACAGCCTACTTAAAGCTGTAAGGCAAACAAAAGTACTGGAAACGCTTTTCATGACCGGTAGCTGA